One Campylobacter concisus DNA segment encodes these proteins:
- a CDS encoding NADP-dependent isocitrate dehydrogenase, translating into MSDIIWTKTDEAPLFASYSLFPIVKSFLSRAGISITRADISLAGRILSLFSKELGLNKADELELLGELTAHKEANIIKLPNISATLVQLKAAIEELRSKGINVPFYPDEIITDYDEETAKKYAKVLGSAVNPVLRQGNSDRRVLPPVKEFAKKHPHSNGNWDKANKTKICYMQKGDFYENERSIIASKDEKFYINFISLEGKKELLKELAVQSGEIVYATFLSVDELDKFYESCFDEAEKENLTLSLHLKCTMMKVSDPVIFAHAIKSYFKEVFELFGEDFKTHGVEAKNGLKDMFSKISTLKNKDEILAKFDEILSKKAKIWALNENASNFDVPNDVIIDASVPALIRNSGKVKDKDGELNFSLCMIPDRTYARVYEACVADFKEHGALDVSNIGSVANVGLMAKKAEEYGSHDKTFIAKEDGEFVVCNEAGESVFKFNVKKGDIFRMTQAKDDAINAWFELALKRGEISKDELIFWLDSSRAHDRNLIAKFEKFRDKFTSAGVKFEILNYEQATIRSLEAIRAGKDVIGVTGNVLRDYLTDLFPIFELGGSSKMLSVVPLLAGGAMFETGAGGTAPTLVKELKERNHLLWDSLGEFLALSASLEHLAFFRQKKEAKELSDALNRAVASYLDENKTPNATLDTRESHFYLALFWAREMAKSGGILSKIFENLAGELEKNESEILKQIREKDGASVEFGGYYLLDEARANEVMRPSKILNQIIG; encoded by the coding sequence ATGAGTGACATTATCTGGACTAAAACCGACGAAGCACCGCTTTTTGCAAGCTACTCTCTCTTTCCTATCGTTAAGAGCTTTTTATCCCGCGCTGGCATTAGTATAACTAGGGCTGATATCAGCTTGGCTGGACGAATTTTATCTCTTTTTAGCAAAGAGCTTGGGCTAAACAAGGCTGATGAACTAGAGCTTTTGGGTGAGCTAACCGCACACAAAGAGGCAAATATCATAAAACTGCCAAACATCTCAGCCACGCTCGTTCAGCTAAAAGCGGCTATTGAGGAGCTAAGAAGCAAGGGGATAAATGTGCCGTTTTACCCAGACGAGATCATCACAGACTACGACGAAGAGACCGCTAAAAAATATGCAAAAGTGCTTGGTAGTGCTGTTAATCCAGTGCTAAGACAAGGAAACTCAGATAGAAGAGTCTTACCTCCGGTTAAAGAATTTGCCAAAAAGCATCCACATAGTAATGGCAACTGGGACAAGGCAAATAAAACTAAAATTTGCTACATGCAAAAGGGCGATTTTTATGAAAATGAGCGCTCAATCATCGCTAGCAAAGATGAAAAATTTTATATAAATTTTATAAGCTTGGAGGGTAAAAAAGAGCTTTTAAAAGAGCTTGCTGTTCAAAGTGGCGAGATCGTATATGCAACGTTTTTAAGCGTAGATGAGCTAGATAAATTTTATGAAAGCTGCTTTGATGAGGCAGAAAAAGAGAATTTGACCTTGAGCTTACATCTAAAATGCACGATGATGAAGGTTAGCGACCCTGTCATCTTTGCGCATGCGATAAAGAGCTATTTTAAAGAGGTTTTTGAGCTATTTGGTGAGGATTTTAAAACTCACGGCGTTGAGGCAAAAAACGGCTTAAAAGATATGTTTTCTAAAATTTCAACTCTTAAAAACAAAGATGAAATTTTGGCTAAATTTGATGAAATTTTGAGCAAAAAAGCAAAAATTTGGGCACTCAATGAAAATGCCAGCAACTTTGACGTGCCAAATGACGTTATCATCGACGCCTCCGTGCCTGCGCTCATTAGAAACTCTGGCAAGGTAAAAGATAAGGACGGCGAGCTAAATTTCTCTCTTTGTATGATCCCAGATAGAACCTACGCTAGGGTTTATGAGGCCTGCGTGGCGGACTTTAAGGAGCATGGCGCGCTTGATGTGAGCAACATTGGCAGCGTAGCAAACGTGGGGCTTATGGCTAAAAAGGCCGAGGAGTATGGCAGCCACGATAAGACTTTCATCGCAAAAGAGGACGGAGAATTTGTTGTTTGTAACGAAGCTGGCGAGAGCGTCTTTAAATTTAATGTTAAAAAAGGCGACATTTTTAGGATGACGCAGGCTAAAGATGACGCGATAAATGCGTGGTTTGAGCTTGCTTTAAAAAGAGGCGAAATTTCAAAAGATGAGCTTATATTTTGGCTAGATAGCAGCCGCGCTCATGATAGAAATTTGATAGCTAAATTTGAAAAATTTAGAGATAAATTTACTAGTGCTGGCGTGAAATTTGAAATTTTAAACTACGAGCAAGCAACTATAAGATCGCTTGAAGCAATAAGAGCTGGCAAAGACGTTATAGGCGTCACTGGCAACGTTTTAAGAGACTATCTAACCGATCTTTTCCCGATATTTGAACTAGGTGGCAGCTCAAAAATGCTCTCAGTCGTGCCACTACTTGCTGGTGGAGCGATGTTTGAGACGGGTGCTGGCGGAACGGCTCCGACGCTTGTAAAAGAGCTAAAAGAGAGAAATCACCTGCTTTGGGATAGCTTAGGCGAGTTTTTGGCGCTTAGTGCTTCGCTTGAACATCTAGCGTTTTTTAGGCAAAAAAAAGAGGCAAAAGAGCTAAGCGATGCGCTAAATAGAGCTGTTGCTAGCTATCTAGATGAAAACAAAACGCCAAATGCCACTCTTGATACCAGAGAGTCACACTTTTATCTAGCGCTATTTTGGGCGAGAGAGATGGCAAAAAGTGGCGGGATTTTAAGCAAAATCTTTGAA